DNA sequence from the Nicotiana tomentosiformis chromosome 3, ASM39032v3, whole genome shotgun sequence genome:
CGTCAAAAGATTCACTATTCTTGTGGGATCAGGCTGATCACCTCAGCACTACTCTTATGGgtgcgggtcgttcgcctcggcaagattatgAGGTATATTTATGGATCGAGCCATTCATCTCTCGAtagtattatgagatgcatctatgtATCAGGTCGTACAACCACAGCAATATCATGTAATACCAGTCCTATGGGAGTGGGTCGTTCGCCTTAGAAGGATATGAgatatatttatgggatcgggccgttcgcttcggcagttctatgaaacactcttatgggctTAGGTCGTTATCCTCGACATAAGCATGCATACTAATTCTATAGGTATTCAACGCATATATGAGCATCCTGACTCAGATTTGATGTTTGGACCTAAAACTGGTCATTTCTATTCCACTCGAGGTAGTATTCGGCATTTGAGAATTTCTTATTTATTCTTCCATTGAGGATCATGTTATAAACACATATTTGTTTTTGTTGCTACTTTCTAAGAttcatacttgtctacttttATTTTACtttgattattggaccactagtaagtgtcgatatcaaCCTCTCgccactacttcatcgaggttagactagatacttattgggtacgcgttcatttatgtactcatactacacttcttcactaaTTATGCAGGTATTGAGACAGGTATATTTTGTGTCCATACAAGCGCGTAAGTGCAGAtgctgaggagactttgtggCGAGTTGCTCTCTATGTTACAATCTGCAGCACACGGCGTCCTCTTCCTATTCATTTActgtgttataattattttatattccagacagtTGTTATAGTAGTATTGTATATTCCAttagatactcatgcacttgtgacatcggattttAGGGATATAGACTATTGCTCTCGGTTGTATTTCTATTATGACATTCGGATTTATGTTTTGATCATGTTCAAACCCTGAAGACAATGACACTAGTTTACTATAAAAAGATAGAATGACTCcgcttatttattttatctcttgTTTCAAAATGTTTATTAACTATTGATCAGCATATtgatttattgttggcttgcctaacggcagcGTTGGGTGCCATCAAGGCCCGTGGggggatgtcacgacccaaaatcccacctagtCCCTAAGGCTAGGTAAGCCTAAGACATACTGACTTATTAACAGAATTAAACCATTTAATCATTTAACATAAATCagtaaatgacatacatagctaAAAATGATCAATATAACATCATTCCTGAAACCAGTAGTatggagtcataagctctactgaaagTAACTAGAATATCAAATACTTCACTGTTTGGAGTGAAAATAAACAGAAATGAAGTAAAGctccagaaggtgactctgaggcctgcgagcgtATAAGCAGGTATACTTTGAATTCTCCATAGCAAATCTACAATAACTAACTAATGACCTGCACGCTccgaatgtaatgacccgatcggttactttgagaattagcattcgttcggtggcttaaggtctcgagtagcttcgtattgTGTATTATCACTTGCGTGTGTGGCCCGGTtgggttttcggatgattcgggattgatttggaagaaggattcttgttttagaagtttaagtggcAAGAGTTAACCGAATTTAgacttttatgtagatgactccgaaatatagttttgatgattccaatagttttgtatggtgattttggacttaggcatatgtctagagttgaatttggaggtccgtaggttgatttgatgcattttggtgaaagttgaaaaattgaaggtttggaaagttgagaggtttgaccgagagttgactttgtggatatatGGTTTGTATTGCGATTCTGGtagttggaatagctccattatgtcatttgggacttgcatgcaaaatttgaggttatttcgggttgatttgatatgattcagcgtgagttgtagaagttaaaagttcattaagtttgatttgaggtgcgattcgtagttttgatgttgtttgatgtgatttgatgcctcgaacaggtccgcgttatgttatggaacttgttggtatattcgtacggggtcccggggaccccagGTGTTTTTTCGATGGGCTACGGGCAATTTCTTCATGCTTTAgagttgctggtttctggtgtgactgttgttcttcgcgatcacgtagatgAAGCCACAAAAAGATTCTTGGAGCTAGGGATTTTGTTCATCGCGGACGCGATAGTGGGGACACGTTCGCGATGCTTTAGCTGTCTGTTGTCCGCCTTCGCATCCGTAGCTTTGCGTTCGCGTAATGGAGTTGGGGCTGGTTGACTTTTACTCATCGCATTCGCGGTATTCGGTATGCGTTCTCGTAGCGTATTTCATTGTTCATCGCGTTTTTGAGGTGTGTGCCATGAACGCGAAGCCTTATTTTCACTGGGCAGtattttgttcttcgcaatcgcgagtgTTGTTCCGCGATTGCGTAAGAGAAATCACTAGGCAgaatataagtactctatttcgaaggcttttgatattttatcactctttgggttagagagctcggttttgggcaattttggaggggattttcattctttggattgggtaagtgttcttcacccggatttgattatatttcatgattccatcttttttttatcattaaattagtgatttgagttggagaaaattagggattttcaTAAAAgctttctaaaatataaaatgaggatttgaaggccgatttatTGTCAAAATTAGATAATTttgttatggttggactcgtatcggaatgggtgttcagatttcatgaatTTTGTCTGGTTTCAAGGTGCGGGCCAGGGGTTGACGTTTTGAGTTGAcatttttagttttcattaaatatcgaagttttattatccggaattgtttcctatgatttttatttaagatattgagttattttgactagatttgagccgttcggagatttgtttcacacgagaaggtcatttagagtattgatttggctttcttgaggtaagtatcttgcctaactttgtgtgggggaactaccccttaggatttgagtcgtttgtgctaatttgtgtcatgtgaaatcTATGTACTCAGGATCGGGATGCTTCACCAAACATGGTTATAGGTACTTTGTCAGTGAATTCTCATAATGGTATGTATTGATAGATCCTAGTTATACACTATCATATGTTACTACTTTTATTGATactaagtttgggatagaaccagaagccattaaaccttttgaggtagcCAATCTAGTTGGTAATTCAGTAGTACCTAGGCGTGTTTTTAGAGGTTGCACGGTGGTGATTGGCGACCGTAGTACTACAACTGTCTTGactgagttagaaatggttgacttcgatgttatatTTTGTACGGGTTGGTTGTCTTCTTGCTATGCTAATGTTGAGTGTAGAGGGAAGACAGTCCAGTTCAATTTTCCAGAAGGGTCAGCTATAGAATGGAAAGGTGTTTTTGCATCACCAAAAGGTAGATTTATTTCGTACCTTAAGACGATGAAGATGATCGCTAAGGGAATACTGACTGTTGAATCAATTCCAGTAGTGAATATGTTACCTCACGTATTTACAGATAAGCTTCCAAGTCTTTCACCAAAAAGGGAAATTGACTTTCCCACCGATATAGTGTCGGTTACGCAACCAATATATACTCCTCCTAATAGGATGGCATCAGCATAATGAAAGGAACTTAAGTAGAAGTTGAAAGATATGTTAGATAAGGGTTTCTGTCATgccctgacctcggggagcgcgaccggcgctcaacagagttacctcggtcgagcaagcctgcacagtgtCGTCTACCCAACTTACCCACACATAAAGAGAAGAATATATTTCATTAATAAGTCAATAAtattcatgtgaacaacaccggttcatttccattagttacgtcattaacaagtcttcaaAATAGTATGTTGTACGATTATAGTTAAAGTGCAACAGATGATACCATTACAACattttagtttaactttcccaaaaatagatacaacccacactatgtctacggagcctctaacatgaTCAGAAGAGTgttatgacagtgccggcaacaaggccccggctatacctcaaaatgctatgtacaaaggatagaagatacaggaccccgaaatgaagtggggctcaccaaatcaactgaggagagggtgtgctgctatcactgatcaatactgcctgctatggaaccacctgcatccattaatgatccagcgcccccggcaaaatggatgttagtacatatggaatagtactagtatgtaaaactaaacaccctctcaatagaacgagctaCAATAAACAAAGAATAAAGCAtgatatcaataagagactcaaacggtaTCAAAGTGCCACATTAGGGGAAACAtaaatttcaagtaggtttcggtaatttatgttgggagatctttaacaccgatataccaccatattttagcacggagtccaatctcagcccgaccggctaaacCATCTCACCCcaagacatacactcacaataccaccatgtgcacggcatgtcgtctgatctcagcccgatcgctaagccgtctcaccacaatgccgtgtgggtcgacattatatcacatctagctagcaataatctcatcacatttagggggaaaacatctcaacacacgaatctcatcccatataaaggGAAATAGTCTCATCatattaacacggggatttacccctcaatcaatcctacaccgacacgtgtagtttttGGGTTAGGTTGTTCtgacctacccttccttggtggctaaacgatactcccatagcatttgttattaaaagtatttaccactcaattcatattcttttacatgtcattcattttattgacatcattagccctaacgcaatatcattcttggcacattggtcgtacttcataattcagctCATTATTCCAATTTCAATCGTTATCataaataatcaacaacaaggcctttcaacaTTAAAACTTTAATCACGTACTtgagcaaattagggtcttaggcacaaatgatttcttacacaattgacatggTAGCTTTCATAAGAATTCAGGCTTTCAAATCAAAACATCGTAACACAAAACCCATACTTAAACCATATCCTCTAACATTAACTTATCttaacaagaatctttggaatacatattgaacacataattatttcgacacaaggcttatttgacaaAAATTCCATTTAAAAAATGGCatgacttacaaggacattgcgaggttcaattctaagagaagagtttagccaacataccttacttgagcttccttaaactctaaaatgttccaaaaatcttagcaacttcgatctatttcataaatataacaaattgaacaaaaaattaggaggatgatcatggttccagctcatttgagaattttatcaaatactaagtgtgcattaaggtttcaaggtcctccaatggtggattccatcatcccacaacccattacccactatttttagctcaacaatcttcctacaccccttgataacacatgcatgcaaaatgaacaacttccacacccaagaatttccttactaattacctatttttagttgaatttggaaattgagagttagggtgtagaatcttacctctaggatgaagacctagtgagcttcccttgtcaatcttccaagatttgagcaagaattgaataaCAAATTGTTGAGGAACtatctcccactctagggcactctctaacCCTCAAAATTTCAGGGTTTTGGTCAAAAGATGGTACATAtcatctatttaacgaagtagggtcaagttataaaaaccccaaaaatgaaactCTGGAACaagatctgcgatcgcatatgcaggcgcataatggatatgcggtccgcatatcggctgCACAATTGGTGCCCAAAATTGTTGTTGCCTGGTtgggtctgcggtagttatgcgacccgcagacctgttatgcggtcgcataatgcatcacGTAACtggtatgcagtcgcataatgcaccgcagacctTCCTCCAATCTGGCCTGCCTCTgattcactctgcgaccattatgtggtccgtagagtgattctgctgccgcatagtgggctgcagaaatgacctttttctggaaaaaagtttcctttactccccagtgcattgttcaaccccaaACACGTGAGCCTAGTTTGGCACTACGAAAACTTAAATTactttgcgaaattttacggggccttacgaTTTCATTAGACCCAACACTTCTCCTTGGGGAGCACcagtcttatttgtgaaaaagaaagatggatcccttcgtatgtgtatagattatagaaaactgaacaaggtcacg
Encoded proteins:
- the LOC138907729 gene encoding uncharacterized protein, coding for MVIDPSYTLSYVTTFIDTKFGIEPEAIKPFEVANLVGNSVVPRRVFRGCTVVIGDRSTTTVLTELEMVDFDVIFCTGWLSSCYANVECRGKTVQFNFPEGSAIEWKGVFASPKGRFISYLKTMKMIAKGILTVESIPVVNMLPHVFTDKLPSLSPKREIDFPTDIVSVTQPIYTPPNRMASA